GTCAACCAGAGCAGACATCCAGGAGGTACCGAGCCATGGCGCTCGATCAGTCCTTCGTGGGGCGGACCTATCCGCCCACCGACCCATACGAAGTGGGCCGGGAGAAGATCCGTGAGTTCGCGGAAGCGGTGGGGGACCCGAACCCTGCGTACACGGACCCGGACGCCGCCAAGGCGCTCGGCCACCCGGATGTGATCGCCCCGCCGACCTTCGTCTTCTCGATCAGCTTCAAGGCGGCCGGACAGGTCATCGAGGACCCGCAGCTCGGCCTGGACTACAGCCGCGTCGTGCACGGAGACCAGAAGTTCGCCTACGTCCGCCCGGTGCGCGCCGGCGACCGGCTCACCGTCACCACGACCATCGAGGCCATCAAGTCCATGGCGGGCAACGACATCCTGGACGTCCGGGGCGAGGTCCACGACGAGGCCGGCGAGCACGTCGTGACCGCCTGGACGAAGCTGGTCGCCCGCGCGGCCGAGGAGGGCTGACATGACGGCGAAGATCTCCTACGACGACGTCGAGGTCGGCACCGAGCTGCCCGCCCAGTCCTTCCCCGTGACCCGCGCCACCCTCGTCCGGTACGCGGGCGCCTCCGGGGACTTCAACCCGATCCACTGGAACGAGAAGTTCGCCAAGGACGTCGGGCTGCCGGACGTCATCGCGCACGGCATGTTCACCATGGCC
The nucleotide sequence above comes from Streptomyces sp. NL15-2K. Encoded proteins:
- a CDS encoding MaoC family dehydratase N-terminal domain-containing protein gives rise to the protein MALDQSFVGRTYPPTDPYEVGREKIREFAEAVGDPNPAYTDPDAAKALGHPDVIAPPTFVFSISFKAAGQVIEDPQLGLDYSRVVHGDQKFAYVRPVRAGDRLTVTTTIEAIKSMAGNDILDVRGEVHDEAGEHVVTAWTKLVARAAEEG